CAGTAAGTGCGCCCATAGATATTCAAGAGAATTTTGATGGACGTAGCATTATTAATCCAGGTTATGTCCGTGAAGGAAGCGGCGGTGGGACGAGTGGTGGTAGTGGTACTGACGCCCAAGCGGGAACGGGTATAGACGAAACTTTTTACTATGGATTTAATAGCGAAATTAATCAAAACTTGCGCGGTGAGATGAAACCCAAAGTTGTGATGCGGGTGCGATCGCAAGCAGAAGGATTTTGGCGCGTCTTAGGATTTGATCGCTACACGGGTAAAGGCTGGGAAATTTCACGTAACGAACAGGTTGTCAACCACAAGCGTCCGAGTTGGTCGTATCAGATTTTTCTTTCACCACCTGCAATTAGTGGAGAGTCGCAGGAAGTTGTTCAAACTTATACAGTCGTTTCAGAATTACCAAACTTAATTCCAGCGTTAGCTAACCCTAAGCAAATATTCTTTCCTGCACCTGAAATTGCTGTCGATCCTGAAGGCGGTTTGCGATCGCCTGTGGGGCTATCAAAAGATCTCACCTACACGGTAATTTCACAAGTTCCTTACCGCGATCGCACTTTATTAGGAGAAGCTTCAACCGATTACCCTCAAAATATCCGTAATTATTATTTACAAATTCCGCCAAAAATTGCCACACGGGTACAGCAGCAGACACAAGAAATCTTAGCGAACTACAATCAACAACGAGTAGGACAATCAGAAAAAGCGCTGACATCTCCTTACGAACAAGCTTTGTATCTCGCCCAGTATCTCAAGCAAAATTACACTTTTCCAGAAAACCCTTTAGATCTCCCTTATCTCGCAGAAAATGAAGATTTAGTCGAGGCTTTTCTCTTTAAACATAAAGGTGGTTATCCCGATCACTTTTCTACTGTCTTAACAATTATGCTGCGTTCGATTGGCATTCCGGCGCGGCTAACAGTAGGCTTCAGTCCTGGAGAATTTAATCCTTTTACAGGTTTATACATTGTGCGTAATACAGATGCGTATGCATTAACCGAAGTATATTTTCCTGAATACGGCTGGTTTGCTTTCGATCCAATTCCAGGACATCCATTAATTCTGCCTTCAGTTGAAGAGTCACAAACGTTTAGTATTTTACAAAAATTTTGGCAATGGATTGCGGGTTGGTTGCCAAGTCCAGTATCTGGTTTTCTCAATACACTATTTACAGTTGTATTTAACTGGATAACAGCAGCGATCGCTTGGTTTATTGCTTTATTTTCTCAAGGCTGGTGGGGTGTCTTCACGAGTTTAATGATTATTACTGGAATCAGTTTTTTAAGTTGGCTTGGCTTACA
This genomic interval from Gloeocapsopsis sp. IPPAS B-1203 contains the following:
- a CDS encoding DUF4129 domain-containing transglutaminase family protein encodes the protein MLVRDLYCLGLTVFAVLPRFPGYQIRTFPVSAPIDIQENFDGRSIINPGYVREGSGGGTSGGSGTDAQAGTGIDETFYYGFNSEINQNLRGEMKPKVVMRVRSQAEGFWRVLGFDRYTGKGWEISRNEQVVNHKRPSWSYQIFLSPPAISGESQEVVQTYTVVSELPNLIPALANPKQIFFPAPEIAVDPEGGLRSPVGLSKDLTYTVISQVPYRDRTLLGEASTDYPQNIRNYYLQIPPKIATRVQQQTQEILANYNQQRVGQSEKALTSPYEQALYLAQYLKQNYTFPENPLDLPYLAENEDLVEAFLFKHKGGYPDHFSTVLTIMLRSIGIPARLTVGFSPGEFNPFTGLYIVRNTDAYALTEVYFPEYGWFAFDPIPGHPLILPSVEESQTFSILQKFWQWIAGWLPSPVSGFLNTLFTVVFNWITAAIAWFIALFSQGWWGVFTSLMIITGISFLSWLGLQQWRGWCRKRVLAKLHPVERLYQQMLYWTATQGFHKHPAQTPLEYARISHQYYPAIVAKVIEEICQAYISWRYGGQLPDIEELKIQWQTLKKEQLSSCKNRKRGYKTTM